The following coding sequences lie in one Arachis ipaensis cultivar K30076 chromosome B03, Araip1.1, whole genome shotgun sequence genomic window:
- the LOC107632941 gene encoding transcription initiation factor TFIID subunit 15, which produces MGWLVSRTWILLLVQILAGSFDMLTSLLTRISCLGSNSEGLSCKPHAHFTFLHNNEEDPCVLLCPLLHVGSLFLDCAVFLFPGHRTHAGSASPVRRSDADHRYGSDYDNLSRNRGYGNAREAGRYRDPSPPYGRGRVGGRPVGRAFDRPGFNPGLLRGDNVSRNNPNVRPREGDWFCPDPRCGNLNFARRDHCNSCNRPRFASGASPRRAYPGPPPLHAPPRRLPGPSIARSPERAMNGYRSPPRGFARDAPKEYLPPLRHEGRFPDSPHARRERIDYIEDSYRGRNRFDRSPPLDFGPRRPSRDDFSGERKVFDRRLPSPPPSAPLLPHRGPWARDVRERSRSPIRGAPPPKGYRQDMYLDRVRDDRRGVGRDKIRGMY; this is translated from the exons ATGGGTTGGCTTGTATCAAGGACATGGATACTTTTGTTAGTCCAAATCCTGGCTGGCTCGTTTGACATGTTAACTTCGCTGCTAACAAGGATCAGCTGTTTGGGAAGCAACAGTGAAGGGTTATCATGTAAACCTCATGCGCACTTCACCTTCTTACATAACAATGAGGAAGATCCCTGCGTG TTACTTTGTCCTTTACTTCATGTTGGTTCCTTATTTTTAGACTGTGCTGTCTTTCTTTTCCCAGGACATAGAACTCATGCAGGTTCTGCCTCTCCAGTTCGTCGTAGCGATGCAGATCATCGCTATGGTTCTGATTATGATAATTTGTCACGAAATCGTGGATATGGTAATGCAAGAGAAGCTGGGAGATATCGAGACCCATCACCCCCTTATGGCCGAGGGAGAGTAGGTGGCAGGCCAGTCGGTAGAGCCTTTGATAGGCCTGGCTTCAATCCTGGACTACTTAGAGGGGACAACGTCAGTAGAAATAATCCAAATGTGCGTCCTAGGGAGGGAGATTGGTTCTGTCCGGATCCCAG ATGTGGCAATCTTAACTTTGCAAGGCGGGACCACTGTAACAGCTGTAATAGGCCTCGTTTTGCTAGTGGTGCAAGTCCTCGGAGGGCTTATCCTGGTCCTCCACCACTTCATGCTCCTCCTAGACGCCTTCCTGGCCCTTCGATCGCCCGTTCTCCGGAAAGGGCAATGAATGGCTATAGATCTCCACCTCGGGGTTTTGCCAGGGATGCTCCTAAAGAGTATCTGCCACCACTAAGGCATGAAGGAAGATTTCCGGATTCTCCTCATGCGCGCAGAGAGCGGATAGATTACATTGAAGATTCATACAGGGGGAGAAACAGGTTTGATAGGTCCCCCCCACTGGACTTTGGTCCGAGACGCCCTTCAAGAGATGATTTCTCTGGTGAAAGAAAAGTTTTTGATAGGCGATTGCCATCGCCCCCACCCTCTGCACCTCTCTTGCCTCACCGGGGTCCGTGGGCCCGTGACGTGAGAGAGAGAAGCCGTTCTCCAATAAGGGGTGCCCCACCGCCAAAAGGCTATCGCCAAGATATGTACTTGGATCGTGTAAGAGATGATAGGCGTGGTGTGGGACGTGATAAAATTAGAGGAATGTATTAG